In a genomic window of Methanosarcina horonobensis HB-1 = JCM 15518:
- a CDS encoding GNAT family N-acetyltransferase, translating into MRAAKPEDVEELKKLIYETIDSCCSGVYPCEAIDYFKEYRNTQNILNDILKGHCLILTCGRELIGTGTLLSSNARRIFVNPLYQKMGLGKRIMRGLEEKAIKEKVRIMDLDASLVAYSFYRALGYQTQSEEIIQVKNGQNLRYYKMVKKMVKNLGPRN; encoded by the coding sequence ATGAGAGCAGCAAAACCCGAAGATGTTGAGGAGTTAAAAAAGCTAATATATGAAACAATTGATTCATGTTGTTCCGGCGTTTATCCCTGCGAAGCTATTGACTATTTTAAAGAGTACCGCAATACGCAGAATATCCTTAACGACATACTCAAAGGACACTGCCTGATTCTTACCTGCGGGAGAGAGTTGATAGGGACAGGCACTCTTTTAAGTTCGAACGCCAGAAGGATCTTCGTAAATCCCTTATACCAGAAGATGGGACTCGGAAAAAGGATTATGCGCGGACTTGAAGAGAAGGCTATAAAAGAAAAAGTCCGGATAATGGACCTGGACGCCTCACTTGTAGCCTATTCTTTCTACAGAGCTCTCGGATATCAAACACAGTCAGAAGAGATAATTCAGGTAAAAAACGGGCAAAACTTAAGGTACTATAAAATGGTGAAAAAAATGGTGAAAAACCTCGGACCTCGGAATTAA
- a CDS encoding S16 family serine protease: MKSKLLAFVLVLSLVANAYLLLFEQVPVEGEQVQEMQAQINSLERENERLETQITQNNKSLQSYASQLDYYRERVFELENNLQACPTGLQGFASLQAPAVFQNIELERSGPFIREIVSEEGALLNISVETRAGKGRVLVQTTPLMGVIFQDAANTAVFVAQQETGVSLSGTDVIFSITADQEIPGVDGSSAGALMTLLTISAINGTELNNSVTLTGTIDDEGNVGAIGGVFEKAKAAEAGGKTLFLLPRENSELVIYNLEERSIGGFTVVERVPEAVDAEEYIEENIGINVEYVDTIEDILEYEM; this comes from the coding sequence ATGAAATCCAAGCTTCTTGCCTTTGTCCTTGTCCTGTCGCTTGTTGCGAATGCTTACCTTCTCCTGTTCGAGCAAGTTCCGGTTGAGGGAGAACAGGTTCAGGAAATGCAGGCACAGATAAATTCCCTTGAAAGGGAAAATGAAAGACTCGAAACACAAATAACTCAGAATAACAAGTCTCTCCAGTCTTATGCTTCTCAGCTGGACTATTACAGGGAGAGAGTTTTTGAACTGGAGAATAACCTTCAAGCCTGCCCGACAGGTCTGCAGGGTTTTGCCAGTTTGCAGGCTCCTGCTGTCTTTCAGAATATTGAACTGGAAAGGTCAGGTCCTTTTATCCGGGAGATTGTTTCTGAAGAGGGGGCTCTACTGAATATCTCGGTTGAGACCAGAGCCGGAAAAGGTAGGGTGCTTGTCCAGACAACGCCTCTTATGGGCGTGATTTTCCAGGATGCTGCAAACACTGCGGTTTTCGTTGCTCAGCAGGAAACCGGAGTTTCTCTTTCAGGCACTGACGTTATCTTCAGCATTACTGCAGATCAGGAAATCCCAGGTGTTGATGGTTCTAGTGCAGGTGCTCTCATGACTCTTCTAACAATCTCTGCAATCAATGGAACCGAACTCAATAACAGTGTAACCCTTACCGGTACCATAGATGACGAAGGCAATGTAGGCGCTATCGGCGGGGTCTTTGAAAAAGCTAAAGCAGCAGAAGCCGGAGGGAAAACTCTGTTCCTTCTGCCCAGAGAAAACAGTGAGCTTGTTATTTACAACCTTGAGGAAAGAAGTATAGGCGGCTTTACTGTTGTTGAAAGGGTTCCGGAAGCAGTGGATGCCGAAGAATATATCGAAGAGAATATTGGGATAAACGTCGAGTACGTGGACACAATCGAGGATATACTGGAGTATGAGATGTAA
- the lysS gene encoding lysine--tRNA ligase, whose translation MTTEINNTDLSENVPLADETNLDTSLSGSRAFDESKLAKLNGVVSQGLNPYPYRFKKNWDICKILEKFEDFEKNEGLTVRTAGRLYNIRKHGKMIFADLGDQAGRIQILIRKGNLPDEEFETFKNLVDSGDIVGIQGSLFRTKRGENSISVSEFSLLSKSLCALPEKFHGLKDIETRYRKRYLDLIVNAEKREIFVMRSKLISEIRRFLTDREFLEFETPILQTVYGGANARPFTTFHNCLGQNLFLRIAPELYLKRLVVGGYEKVFEICKNFRNEDIDTTHNPEFTMIEVYEAYRDYNDMMDLTEALISELVFKLTGGYEVKMGEKTINLRSPWKRTSMEDALKEYAGLDVFAHSLEELKKIAIENRIEDYEKAKSHGEFLALLFEGLVEDKLINPTFIYDFPVENSPLAKSHREKAGFVERFELFLNGWELANGYSELNDPLEQEKRFEDQDKKRKLGDLEAQTVDYDFINALGYGLPPTGGMGLGIDRLTMILSGLESIKEVILFPQMKRE comes from the coding sequence ATGACTACGGAAATTAACAACACGGATTTATCTGAAAATGTTCCCCTGGCTGACGAGACCAATTTAGATACAAGTTTATCTGGGTCTAGGGCTTTTGACGAATCAAAACTTGCAAAATTAAACGGTGTGGTAAGTCAGGGACTTAACCCCTATCCTTATAGGTTTAAAAAGAACTGGGACATCTGCAAGATCCTGGAAAAATTTGAGGATTTCGAAAAGAATGAAGGTCTAACTGTCAGAACTGCAGGCAGGCTCTATAACATCCGCAAACATGGAAAGATGATATTTGCCGATCTCGGAGACCAGGCAGGCAGGATCCAGATTCTTATAAGGAAAGGAAACCTCCCGGATGAAGAATTCGAGACTTTTAAAAACCTTGTAGATTCCGGAGATATTGTAGGTATTCAGGGCAGCCTTTTCAGGACAAAGAGAGGAGAAAACTCAATCAGTGTCTCCGAATTCTCTCTGCTCTCAAAATCCCTCTGTGCCCTTCCTGAAAAATTCCACGGGTTAAAGGATATTGAAACAAGGTACAGGAAAAGGTACCTCGACCTTATAGTCAATGCCGAGAAAAGAGAGATCTTCGTCATGAGGAGCAAGCTCATCTCGGAAATCAGAAGATTCCTTACTGACAGGGAATTTCTGGAGTTTGAGACCCCTATACTTCAGACCGTGTACGGCGGGGCAAATGCAAGACCGTTTACCACTTTCCACAACTGCCTCGGGCAGAACCTTTTCCTGAGGATTGCTCCAGAACTTTACCTCAAGAGGCTTGTTGTCGGCGGATACGAGAAAGTTTTCGAAATCTGCAAAAACTTCAGGAACGAAGACATAGACACAACCCACAACCCTGAGTTCACAATGATCGAGGTCTACGAGGCTTACAGGGACTACAATGACATGATGGACTTAACCGAAGCCCTGATCTCGGAACTCGTATTCAAGTTAACAGGCGGCTACGAAGTTAAAATGGGAGAAAAAACCATTAACCTCCGTTCCCCCTGGAAGAGGACTTCCATGGAAGACGCCTTAAAAGAGTACGCTGGTCTTGATGTCTTTGCCCATTCTCTCGAAGAGCTGAAGAAAATCGCAATCGAAAACAGGATTGAAGATTATGAGAAAGCAAAGAGCCACGGCGAGTTTCTTGCCCTGCTTTTTGAGGGTCTTGTAGAAGACAAGCTCATAAACCCAACTTTCATATATGACTTCCCTGTAGAAAACTCCCCTCTGGCTAAGAGCCACAGGGAAAAAGCAGGTTTTGTCGAGCGCTTTGAGCTTTTCCTTAACGGCTGGGAACTGGCAAACGGATATTCCGAGTTAAATGATCCTCTTGAGCAGGAAAAGAGGTTCGAAGATCAGGATAAGAAGAGAAAACTTGGAGACCTTGAAGCCCAGACTGTAGATTATGACTTCATAAACGCTCTCGGATACGGCCTGCCGCCAACCGGAGGCATGGGGCTTGG
- a CDS encoding metallophosphoesterase: protein MPPEIIPILEEPALTATNTETALVIADIHLGIEWDLYRSGINLPSRMKDRLDRILGYIQAVSPDRVVLLGDVKHNVPQVSWQEKDEIPRFLETLAEHAHVDIFPGNHDGGIEFLFSGQKGIKVHSARGAVLDGIGYFHGHTWPAPELLAASHVITAHNHPTVRFTDTFGYSIVEPAWVRTKFKAEALKERFGNLDFEDRKDWADPEVFIMPAFNELCGGVPFNESTQEDLLGPVFSSGGIELESAEVYLLDGTRLGQIRNIRKLQHTKVRSKIGSRNRKKWEKST from the coding sequence ATGCCGCCTGAAATCATACCTATTCTTGAAGAACCTGCACTTACAGCCACGAACACGGAAACTGCCTTGGTTATTGCCGATATCCATCTGGGAATCGAATGGGATCTCTACAGAAGCGGGATTAATCTGCCCAGCCGCATGAAAGACAGACTGGACCGGATTCTGGGATATATACAGGCAGTTTCTCCTGACCGGGTAGTGCTCCTTGGAGATGTAAAGCATAACGTTCCTCAGGTGTCCTGGCAGGAGAAGGATGAGATCCCTCGTTTTCTCGAAACTCTTGCAGAACATGCGCATGTAGACATTTTCCCAGGAAACCACGATGGAGGAATCGAGTTTCTCTTCAGCGGGCAAAAGGGTATAAAAGTACATTCGGCCAGGGGGGCTGTCCTTGACGGAATCGGGTATTTTCACGGGCACACCTGGCCTGCTCCTGAACTGCTGGCTGCATCCCACGTGATTACTGCGCATAACCATCCCACAGTACGTTTTACCGACACCTTCGGGTACTCCATAGTTGAACCTGCCTGGGTCAGGACTAAGTTTAAAGCCGAAGCCCTTAAAGAGCGCTTCGGAAACCTTGACTTTGAAGACAGGAAAGATTGGGCTGATCCTGAGGTCTTTATTATGCCTGCTTTTAACGAACTCTGCGGAGGCGTTCCCTTCAACGAGTCAACACAGGAAGACCTTCTGGGTCCGGTTTTCTCGTCCGGCGGGATAGAACTTGAAAGCGCCGAAGTGTATTTGCTGGATGGGACAAGGCTCGGGCAGATCAGGAACATCCGTAAGCTACAGCATACAAAGGTTAGAAGCAAGATAGGAAGCAGAAATCGCAAAAAATGGGAAAAATCAACATAA
- a CDS encoding CU044_2847 family protein, with amino-acid sequence MNLKSVIGKDVSNNTNNNKDENKISEREAVKIGPLLAELGHAPGTIKMTLVSPKAVEEKSVDSINNAMLLIKEFSRKVGNTVEEIPSERRPSQIQMAFNLRLTTDGRAVITKSDKEANLKVILTWKQDEKDKKEDEEKEVF; translated from the coding sequence ATGAATCTTAAAAGCGTTATTGGTAAAGACGTTAGTAATAACACGAACAACAACAAAGATGAAAACAAGATATCTGAAAGGGAAGCTGTGAAAATAGGGCCGCTTTTAGCCGAACTGGGGCATGCCCCCGGCACTATAAAAATGACTCTCGTCTCTCCTAAAGCCGTGGAAGAGAAATCCGTAGATTCGATTAACAATGCAATGCTTCTTATTAAGGAGTTTTCTAGAAAGGTTGGAAATACTGTGGAGGAAATACCTTCAGAAAGAAGACCTTCTCAGATACAGATGGCTTTTAATCTTCGCCTGACTACAGATGGAAGGGCAGTTATTACTAAATCGGATAAGGAAGCAAATCTTAAAGTAATACTGACATGGAAACAGGATGAGAAAGATAAAAAGGAAGATGAAGAAAAAGAAGTCTTCTGA
- a CDS encoding PocR ligand-binding domain-containing protein, with translation MRLKLEDILSPAREPEDLQLAEIVDVKAIQSLMDDFYKLAQIPMSLDDLKGNVLVGIGWQDICTKFHRIHPETCRHCVESDTELSTGVLPAEFKLYRCKNNMWDVVTPIIVGGQHVGNIFSGQFFFEDESVDYKFFRSQAKKYGFNEKEYITALEKVPRLSREAVDTGMAFLMKLANMISQLSYSNIKLAQSLVERDAFMDAMQESERRERARSDELSAVLDAVPAAVWMAHDPGALQITGNRLSYEWLQVPEGTNVSKSASGGERLTFRLFKDGAEIPLADMPLRISAAGIELNDYEFDIKTTDGALRHLLGNARPLRDEQGKIRGSISAFIDITERKRTEETLAFERSQLLSIFDGIDDVVYVTDPYTCEVLYANKAMKEKFGGELIGGICYREFQRRDSPCDFCTNPVILKERGKPYHWEYYNSTVERYFMIMDRIIKWPDGRDVRFEIAKDITERKKTEEALQKAYGSLEEKVKERTAELEKAYKALVENERRLSEAQRLAHIGIWDWNLETDEIYWSDETFRILGCNPRRFGLPYSEILKLIHPDDREHADDVVNRALKGNPFSTDLRIILDDGEDRVVHAQGEAVFDEKNNPLRIRGTVQDITESKKAEEKIKILADAVESSDDAIITESLDGIVTSWNKGAEQIYGYSAEEILEKNVSILEPDDRKGEIKHLTEKIKHKEKIQRFRTLRLKKDGTIINISVTYSPIFDASGEPVAVSAIARDITERIRAEETLAKIEEARKKEIHHRIKNNLQVISSLLDLQSEKFQDKAVLEAFRESQSRVLSMSLIHEELYKGEGTDTLDFSTYLQKLAENLFQTYTLFSKSVHLCMDLEENAYFNMDIAVPLGIIVNELVSNSLKHAFTENQEGEIRIQLCREEKSNEMQESLFSLTISDNGKGIPENIELESLETLGTLGLQLVSTLVDQMDGKVEPRRDHGTEFRITFKITENNGKIVSPVN, from the coding sequence ATCAGGCTGAAGCTGGAAGATATTCTTTCGCCTGCTCGGGAGCCAGAGGACCTGCAGCTTGCTGAAATTGTTGACGTCAAGGCTATCCAGTCCCTTATGGATGATTTTTATAAGCTTGCTCAGATTCCCATGAGCCTGGATGATCTCAAAGGAAATGTCCTGGTAGGCATTGGGTGGCAGGATATCTGTACCAAATTTCATAGGATTCACCCCGAAACCTGCAGGCACTGTGTAGAAAGCGATACAGAGCTGTCCACTGGCGTTCTCCCTGCGGAGTTTAAGCTGTACAGGTGCAAGAACAATATGTGGGACGTAGTGACTCCTATCATAGTGGGCGGTCAGCATGTCGGCAATATTTTCTCAGGGCAGTTCTTTTTTGAGGACGAGTCTGTGGACTATAAATTTTTTCGATCCCAGGCTAAAAAGTACGGCTTTAATGAAAAAGAATACATAACGGCGCTTGAAAAAGTGCCACGGTTAAGCAGGGAAGCTGTGGATACAGGAATGGCCTTTCTCATGAAGCTTGCCAACATGATCTCACAGCTAAGCTACAGCAATATCAAGCTGGCCCAATCACTTGTGGAACGCGATGCCTTTATGGATGCAATGCAGGAGAGCGAAAGGCGTGAGCGGGCTCGCTCGGACGAACTGTCAGCAGTACTGGATGCCGTGCCTGCCGCCGTGTGGATGGCGCATGATCCCGGGGCGCTTCAGATAACTGGGAACCGACTTTCCTACGAATGGTTACAAGTTCCTGAGGGTACAAATGTGTCCAAATCCGCTTCTGGAGGGGAGAGGCTTACCTTTAGGTTATTCAAGGACGGAGCGGAGATCCCGCTTGCAGATATGCCGCTACGGATATCGGCTGCAGGCATAGAACTAAACGATTACGAGTTCGATATAAAAACCACTGATGGCGCGTTACGGCACTTGTTAGGCAACGCAAGACCCTTGCGCGACGAACAGGGAAAGATACGCGGGTCTATTTCTGCGTTCATCGATATCACCGAGCGCAAACGGACCGAGGAGACACTGGCTTTCGAGCGATCGCAGCTCCTTTCCATTTTTGATGGTATCGATGACGTTGTGTACGTGACTGATCCGTATACTTGCGAGGTACTGTACGCGAATAAGGCGATGAAGGAGAAGTTTGGTGGTGAACTCATTGGAGGGATTTGCTATCGGGAGTTCCAGAGGAGGGACTCTCCCTGCGATTTCTGCACCAATCCGGTTATTTTAAAAGAGAGAGGTAAGCCCTACCATTGGGAGTACTACAATTCCACGGTGGAGAGGTATTTTATGATCATGGACCGGATCATCAAGTGGCCGGACGGTCGAGATGTGCGTTTCGAGATCGCCAAGGATATTACCGAGCGCAAAAAAACTGAAGAAGCTCTTCAAAAAGCATATGGTAGTTTAGAAGAAAAAGTTAAAGAACGCACAGCTGAGCTTGAAAAAGCTTATAAGGCGCTGGTGGAAAATGAGAGAAGACTCTCTGAAGCCCAAAGACTGGCTCATATCGGGATCTGGGACTGGAACCTTGAAACTGATGAAATATACTGGTCTGACGAGACATTTCGTATTTTAGGGTGTAATCCCCGAAGATTCGGCCTGCCATACAGTGAGATTTTAAAGCTTATACACCCCGATGATCGAGAACATGCGGATGATGTTGTTAACAGAGCTTTAAAAGGAAATCCCTTTAGCACCGATCTTAGGATTATTCTGGATGATGGAGAAGATCGCGTGGTCCATGCTCAGGGAGAAGCTGTTTTTGATGAGAAAAATAACCCTCTTCGAATACGAGGAACGGTTCAGGATATTACTGAAAGTAAAAAGGCAGAAGAGAAAATTAAGATCCTTGCAGATGCTGTGGAATCTTCAGACGATGCTATTATAACCGAATCTCTTGATGGTATTGTCACCAGCTGGAACAAAGGGGCAGAGCAGATTTATGGATACTCAGCCGAAGAAATTCTTGAAAAAAATGTTTCAATACTTGAACCGGATGACCGTAAAGGGGAAATAAAACATTTAACTGAAAAAATTAAACATAAAGAAAAGATCCAGCGTTTCAGAACTTTAAGGTTAAAAAAGGACGGTACAATAATAAATATCTCCGTAACTTACTCTCCTATTTTTGATGCATCCGGAGAACCTGTAGCGGTCTCAGCCATTGCAAGAGACATTACTGAACGTATCAGAGCAGAAGAAACTCTGGCAAAAATTGAAGAAGCCAGAAAAAAAGAAATCCATCACAGGATTAAGAATAACCTGCAAGTTATTTCTTCCCTTTTGGACCTCCAGTCTGAAAAGTTCCAGGATAAAGCGGTACTCGAAGCTTTCAGGGAAAGTCAAAGTCGCGTACTCTCAATGTCCCTTATCCATGAAGAACTTTATAAAGGAGAAGGAACCGATACTCTGGACTTTTCAACATATCTCCAAAAATTAGCTGAAAACCTTTTTCAGACCTACACTCTTTTTAGTAAGAGCGTTCACCTGTGCATGGATCTGGAAGAAAATGCTTACTTTAATATGGATATTGCCGTCCCGTTAGGAATAATTGTTAATGAACTCGTTTCAAACTCCCTTAAACATGCATTCACTGAAAATCAGGAAGGAGAAATTAGAATCCAGCTTTGCAGGGAAGAAAAGAGTAATGAGATGCAGGAATCCCTTTTCAGCCTGACAATTTCTGACAATGGAAAAGGAATTCCTGAAAATATAGAACTGGAAAGCCTTGAAACCCTTGGAACCCTTGGGTTGCAGTTAGTGAGCACCCTTGTTGACCAGATGGATGGAAAGGTGGAGCCCAGACGAGATCACGGAACTGAATTCAGGATTACCTTTAAAATAACGGAAAATAACGGAAAAATCGTAAGTCCTGTAAATTAA